In Desulfobulbaceae bacterium, a single genomic region encodes these proteins:
- the gyrA gene encoding DNA gyrase subunit A, whose translation MRVEDQNNNQLKNTISIESEMKKSYLDYAMSVIIGRALPDVRDGLKPVHRRALFAMRELNNYHNRPYLKSARIVGDVIGKYHPHGDTAAYDTIVRMAQSFSLRYPLVDGQGNFGSVDGDSPAAMRYTEARMTKLDQEIISDLEKETVDFVPNYDNSLSEPVVFPTKVPNLLVNGSSGIAVGMATNIPPHNLTEVMDGLIALIDNPDISIRELMEIITGPDFPTGAFICGRSGIREAYETGRGSIILRSKTHIEKQDKSSREAIIIDEIPYQQNKATLVEKIAILIKEKRIESISAVRDESDRQGMRIVLELKKDEITDVVLNQLYQMTPMQRSYGIIMLSIVNNKPEILNLKQMLEYFILHRKTIVYRRTAYDLKKAEERAHILEGLKIAITNLDETVEIIKKSPNPSEASAALIARFGLSEIQAKSILEMRLQRLTGLERDKIIDEYNELLEKIRYYKQIISDETLVKSIIRNEFMEIKEQYGDDRRTEIIEAPDEILPEDLIIQEDMVVTVSHKGYIKRNPVEMYRAQRRGGKGIAGSSTNEEDFICHMFLPSTHDTFLFFTNHGKVFWRKVYQIPQASRTARGKAIVNFLELSEEEKVAAILPVKSFDCDAGECYIMMVTKRGIVKKTPLSEFNRPIKRGKIALTIREDDEIISAALTSGNDDILLVSRDGKAARFNEKDVRPMGRTASGVRGINLEDENIVVGVVVISSDSSILTVTENGYGKRSSADEYPTRKRGSKGVFAIKTSERNGNVIGAMQVRDNDEIMMITDGGKIIRITMEQMRVIGRNTQGVRMINLAPGENVVAMDMVAESDSQVDDEEESEVGEIDEVKEGSEDEEGDN comes from the coding sequence ATACGCGTGGAAGATCAAAACAACAATCAGCTAAAAAACACCATCTCTATCGAGAGTGAAATGAAAAAGTCTTATCTTGACTACGCTATGAGCGTTATCATAGGTAGGGCTCTTCCCGACGTCAGGGACGGCTTAAAGCCGGTTCATCGGCGGGCATTGTTTGCCATGCGGGAGTTGAACAACTATCACAACCGACCGTACCTTAAATCTGCCCGTATTGTCGGTGATGTGATCGGTAAATATCACCCCCATGGTGATACAGCCGCCTATGACACTATCGTGCGCATGGCCCAGAGTTTTTCTTTGCGTTATCCGCTGGTGGATGGACAAGGCAACTTTGGGTCAGTTGACGGTGACTCTCCTGCAGCCATGCGTTACACCGAAGCGCGGATGACCAAATTAGATCAGGAAATTATCAGCGACTTGGAGAAAGAAACTGTTGATTTTGTTCCTAATTACGACAACAGCTTGAGTGAGCCGGTTGTCTTCCCGACTAAGGTACCGAATCTTTTGGTTAACGGATCGTCTGGTATTGCCGTGGGAATGGCCACCAATATACCACCCCACAATCTGACAGAGGTCATGGACGGTTTGATCGCCTTGATCGATAACCCGGATATTTCGATCAGGGAACTGATGGAAATCATCACTGGCCCTGATTTCCCCACAGGGGCCTTTATCTGCGGGAGATCAGGAATTCGCGAAGCGTATGAGACAGGTCGAGGTTCAATCATCCTGCGTTCTAAGACCCACATTGAAAAACAGGACAAGTCGAGCCGCGAAGCAATTATCATCGATGAAATTCCATATCAGCAGAATAAGGCGACGCTGGTTGAAAAAATAGCAATTTTAATCAAAGAAAAGAGGATTGAATCGATTTCGGCAGTGCGTGACGAGTCGGATCGCCAAGGGATGCGTATTGTCCTGGAGCTTAAAAAAGACGAAATTACCGACGTGGTCTTAAACCAACTCTATCAGATGACCCCGATGCAGAGAAGTTACGGGATTATCATGTTGAGTATCGTTAATAATAAGCCGGAAATATTGAATCTCAAGCAGATGCTTGAGTATTTCATTCTGCATCGGAAAACCATCGTCTATCGTCGTACCGCCTATGACTTAAAAAAAGCCGAGGAACGAGCGCATATTCTTGAGGGTTTGAAAATAGCTATCACTAACCTTGATGAAACAGTAGAAATAATTAAAAAATCTCCTAATCCAAGCGAGGCAAGCGCCGCCCTTATTGCACGATTTGGCCTTTCTGAAATTCAGGCAAAATCAATTCTTGAGATGCGCCTGCAGCGGTTAACCGGGTTGGAGCGCGATAAAATCATTGATGAATATAACGAACTTCTTGAAAAAATTCGGTACTATAAACAGATCATCAGTGATGAAACCTTGGTGAAATCGATTATCCGTAATGAGTTTATGGAGATCAAGGAACAGTACGGAGACGATCGGCGGACTGAGATCATTGAAGCGCCGGATGAAATACTCCCTGAGGATTTGATTATTCAGGAAGATATGGTGGTTACCGTCTCTCATAAGGGATATATCAAACGTAATCCGGTGGAGATGTATCGAGCCCAGAGACGTGGTGGCAAGGGAATCGCTGGTTCGTCCACCAACGAAGAAGATTTTATCTGTCATATGTTTCTGCCATCCACTCATGATACGTTTCTTTTCTTTACCAATCACGGCAAGGTGTTCTGGCGTAAGGTTTATCAGATACCACAGGCCAGTCGTACCGCCAGGGGTAAGGCAATCGTTAATTTCCTCGAATTGTCCGAGGAAGAAAAGGTAGCCGCAATTCTGCCGGTAAAGTCTTTTGATTGTGATGCCGGCGAGTGTTATATTATGATGGTAACAAAGCGTGGCATCGTAAAAAAGACACCGCTTAGTGAGTTTAATCGACCGATCAAACGTGGTAAGATTGCCCTTACTATCCGTGAAGATGATGAAATTATTTCTGCCGCGCTTACTAGTGGCAACGATGATATACTCCTGGTATCTCGAGACGGTAAAGCGGCACGCTTTAACGAGAAGGATGTCCGGCCTATGGGAAGGACTGCCAGCGGTGTGCGAGGGATTAATCTTGAGGATGAAAATATTGTGGTAGGGGTGGTGGTTATTTCATCTGACTCCTCAATCCTGACGGTAACAGAAAACGGCTATGGAAAACGCAGTTCAGCCGATGAGTACCCGACCAGAAAACGTGGAAGCAAAGGTGTTTTCGCCATTAAGACCAGCGAAAGAAATGGTAATGTAATCGGGGCGATGCAGGTAAGAGATAATGATGAGATCATGATGATAACTGACGGTGGCAAAATCATCAGGATTACCATGGAGCAGATGCGGGTAATTGGACGTAATACCCAAGGGGTACGGATGATCAATCTGGCGCCAGGAGAAAATGTAGTGGCCATGGATATGGTGGCTGAATCAGACTCCCAGGTTGACGACGAAGAGGAAAGTGAAGTTGGAGAAATTGATGAAGTTAAAGAAGGTAGCGAGGATGAAGAAGGTGACAATTGA
- a CDS encoding NAD(P)H-dependent glycerol-3-phosphate dehydrogenase, which translates to MKEKVVVIGAGSWGTALALLLARNGHDVTLWAHRQEHVEQMVAQRENKAYLPGFSLPESISITSDLKRSCTGVSLVVMVVPSHVYRTVFINVKQYLNPGMIVVSATKGIENDSLMTMTQIMKEEFLSGSYAVLSGPSFAKEVAAEKPTAVTVAATENRVASQVQKIFFAETFRVYTTTDVIGVELGGPLKNIVAIAAGICDGLGYGTNTRAALITRGLAEITRLAVTMGANPLTMAGLAGLGDLVLTCTGDLSRNRSVGLKLGQGMTIEEIQQEMRMVAEGVKTTRSAWNLAKKMCVDMPILEQVYQVLYEGKKCQEAVYSLLHRDQKEEVVLSMYANA; encoded by the coding sequence ATGAAAGAAAAGGTCGTCGTTATCGGAGCGGGAAGTTGGGGAACAGCGCTAGCCCTTCTTCTTGCCCGCAATGGACATGATGTTACGCTGTGGGCCCATCGTCAAGAACATGTAGAGCAGATGGTTGCGCAGCGAGAAAATAAGGCGTATCTCCCTGGTTTTTCCTTACCGGAGAGCATCTCAATAACATCTGATCTTAAGCGTTCCTGCACTGGAGTTTCTTTGGTGGTTATGGTGGTGCCATCCCATGTTTATCGGACTGTATTTATTAATGTTAAACAGTATTTAAATCCTGGAATGATCGTTGTTTCTGCAACAAAGGGGATAGAGAATGATAGCCTAATGACCATGACTCAAATCATGAAAGAGGAATTTTTGTCTGGATCATATGCTGTGTTAAGCGGACCAAGTTTTGCCAAGGAAGTAGCGGCAGAGAAACCGACTGCCGTTACAGTCGCAGCAACAGAAAATAGAGTTGCCTCTCAAGTTCAGAAAATTTTCTTTGCCGAAACCTTCAGGGTTTATACCACCACCGATGTTATTGGTGTTGAGCTTGGTGGTCCTCTGAAAAATATTGTGGCTATCGCTGCGGGCATCTGTGATGGCCTTGGATATGGCACTAACACCAGGGCCGCTCTGATTACCAGGGGGCTTGCTGAAATCACACGGCTCGCCGTGACCATGGGAGCAAATCCACTGACCATGGCTGGATTGGCAGGTCTCGGCGACTTGGTTTTGACCTGCACAGGCGATTTGTCCAGAAATCGTTCTGTAGGTTTAAAGCTTGGCCAGGGGATGACGATTGAGGAAATTCAACAAGAGATGCGGATGGTGGCTGAAGGGGTAAAAACAACACGATCTGCCTGGAACTTGGCCAAAAAAATGTGCGTGGATATGCCAATTTTGGAGCAAGTCTATCAGGTATTATATGAGGGGAAAAAATGTCAAGAGGCTGTTTACTCCTTACTGCATCGGGATCAGAAAGAAGAAGTTGTTTTATCGATGTACGCTAACGCTTAG
- the waaF gene encoding lipopolysaccharide heptosyltransferase II, giving the protein MSYNNSLSFSSNSSSITQKKQSSNLPALFSGRNISILIRSTNWIGDAIMTLPAIQSIRKNFPTATINVLAHPWVADIFSANPNVDKVIIYHKKGKHAGLVGMWKLSQELAKERFDLAILLQNAFEAALLTRLAGIPVIAGFNRDARGLLLTHSVLITQEIRSRHQVYYYQYLLACLGLDCAESKLKLWLSEEDTQWAEEYVGMNPGPIFGLNPGAAYGPAKCWPVERYGEVARRLLTQFGGTAYVFGTAADNKAAETISAIAGDQVIDLTGKTSLSRAMALIGKCDAFITNDSGLMHVAAAQNTPLVAIFGSTDAVATGPFSERAVVVSKSLSCSPCFKTHCPFNFECMTAINVDDVEGAVSAIISSKN; this is encoded by the coding sequence ATGTCTTATAATAATTCACTCTCTTTTTCTAGTAACTCTTCTTCTATCACTCAGAAGAAGCAATCTTCAAATTTACCTGCCCTTTTTTCTGGACGTAACATATCAATCCTGATCCGCTCCACCAACTGGATAGGCGATGCTATTATGACCTTGCCTGCGATCCAGTCAATCCGCAAAAATTTCCCGACAGCGACAATTAACGTATTGGCCCATCCTTGGGTTGCGGATATTTTTTCAGCAAATCCCAATGTTGACAAGGTCATTATTTATCATAAAAAAGGGAAGCATGCTGGTTTAGTTGGGATGTGGAAGTTGTCCCAAGAGTTAGCTAAGGAACGTTTTGATCTTGCCATTTTGCTTCAGAATGCTTTTGAGGCGGCACTCCTGACTCGTTTGGCCGGAATACCTGTCATTGCCGGCTTTAATAGAGACGCCAGGGGATTATTGCTGACTCACTCTGTGCTTATTACACAAGAGATTAGAAGCCGGCACCAAGTGTATTATTATCAGTATCTTCTTGCCTGTCTTGGTCTGGATTGTGCTGAAAGTAAGCTCAAACTGTGGCTCTCGGAAGAAGATACCCAGTGGGCGGAAGAGTATGTAGGGATGAATCCTGGTCCTATTTTCGGTCTTAATCCTGGCGCAGCCTATGGACCGGCTAAGTGTTGGCCTGTCGAGCGATATGGTGAGGTGGCCCGCAGATTGTTAACTCAATTTGGCGGCACGGCGTATGTCTTTGGGACAGCCGCAGACAACAAGGCAGCCGAGACAATTTCTGCAATAGCTGGGGATCAAGTGATCGATCTTACAGGAAAAACATCTCTTTCTCGCGCCATGGCCCTTATTGGGAAATGTGATGCCTTCATAACCAATGACTCCGGTTTGATGCATGTGGCAGCGGCCCAAAACACACCGCTGGTGGCTATCTTTGGCTCGACCGATGCTGTGGCGACAGGACCATTTTCAGAGCGTGCGGTGGTGGTTTCAAAATCACTGTCATGCAGTCCTTGTTTTAAGACTCATTGCCCCTTTAATTTTGAGTGTATGACTGCGATTAATGTAGATGATGTTGAGGGGGCTGTTTCTGCTATTATCTCATCCAAAAATTAA
- a CDS encoding glycosyltransferase family 2 protein, giving the protein MNLINRAMSISPLPVSIAIITKNEEELLPECLASVSFASEVIVVDCGSTDKTVEIANKYGAIVFVESWQGYGRQKQLAIDRCNEPWVLVLDADERVTTELAQEIKDIITKQNLFAAYSIPRKNIFCGKWLRYGGWWPDRVVRLFKRDSARMSDRLVHESLIVDGVITALQSPLLHFTNRNLTQTLEKINSYSSAGAEELCKKGSRASVGIAISHMVWAFWGNYVFRLGVLDGAHGLVQAMTNATNTLFKYLKLWEMRQGKRKGYRGGRSSEDE; this is encoded by the coding sequence ATGAATTTAATAAATAGGGCGATGTCTATAAGCCCCTTACCTGTATCTATTGCTATTATTACCAAGAATGAGGAGGAGCTGCTGCCGGAATGTTTGGCAAGTGTTTCTTTTGCCTCTGAGGTAATTGTTGTTGATTGCGGAAGTACCGATAAAACGGTAGAAATTGCCAATAAATATGGTGCGATAGTTTTTGTTGAGTCTTGGCAGGGATATGGTCGGCAAAAGCAATTGGCCATTGATCGCTGTAATGAACCTTGGGTATTAGTTCTTGATGCAGATGAGCGCGTAACCACTGAATTGGCACAGGAAATTAAAGATATAATCACAAAACAAAACTTGTTTGCCGCATACAGCATACCAAGGAAAAATATTTTTTGTGGGAAGTGGCTCAGGTATGGTGGATGGTGGCCAGACAGGGTAGTTCGTTTATTCAAACGCGATTCGGCTCGCATGTCCGATCGTTTGGTGCATGAGTCTTTGATAGTTGATGGAGTAATAACAGCGCTTCAATCCCCGTTGCTTCATTTTACCAATCGTAACCTTACCCAAACATTGGAGAAGATAAATAGTTATTCTTCAGCTGGAGCAGAGGAACTTTGCAAAAAAGGATCAAGAGCCTCGGTTGGGATAGCGATAAGCCATATGGTTTGGGCTTTTTGGGGTAATTACGTATTTCGTTTAGGAGTACTTGATGGGGCTCATGGCCTAGTTCAAGCAATGACCAATGCAACCAATACCTTGTTTAAATATCTCAAACTTTGGGAGATGCGGCAGGGAAAACGAAAAGGGTATCGTGGTGGTCGCTCTTCAGAGGATGAATGA
- a CDS encoding methyltransferase domain-containing protein, whose translation MIINKKEAFHIPGFSSKICEEEHLERYTFASGFVRGKMVLDIACGVGYGSEIMARSGASYVLGCDIMQENIVFAQNNYNNPNLKFKQKDATKSINEGQFDIVVSFETIEHVENYSGVIKSLYESLRVGGHLIISSPNRKITDPYLQLLARPSFEFHFREFKREEFYLMLEFCGFKSIKQYGQRHQFYFHSPFLEKHFKRLFKPSKHSSPVVTPILANREPEYFVFVAEK comes from the coding sequence ATGATAATCAACAAGAAAGAGGCATTTCATATACCGGGATTTTCCTCAAAAATATGCGAAGAAGAGCATCTTGAGCGCTACACTTTCGCGTCAGGGTTTGTGCGTGGGAAAATGGTTTTAGATATAGCCTGCGGAGTAGGCTATGGTTCAGAAATTATGGCTAGAAGCGGCGCATCCTACGTTTTGGGGTGTGACATAATGCAGGAGAATATTGTTTTCGCACAAAATAATTACAACAATCCTAATCTTAAATTCAAACAAAAAGATGCAACAAAATCGATCAATGAAGGACAATTCGATATTGTTGTTTCTTTTGAAACGATTGAACATGTCGAAAATTATTCTGGAGTTATCAAGTCGTTATATGAATCGTTGAGGGTTGGTGGACATCTAATAATTTCTTCACCCAACCGTAAAATTACAGACCCATATCTGCAATTGTTAGCGAGACCATCTTTTGAGTTTCATTTTAGGGAATTTAAAAGAGAAGAGTTCTATTTAATGCTCGAATTTTGTGGTTTTAAATCAATTAAGCAATATGGACAACGGCATCAGTTTTATTTCCATTCTCCCTTCCTTGAGAAACATTTCAAACGGCTTTTTAAGCCATCGAAACATTCATCACCAGTGGTAACTCCGATTTTAGCTAATAGAGAACCCGAGTATTTTGTTTTTGTGGCGGAAAAATAG